From a region of the Sesamum indicum cultivar Zhongzhi No. 13 linkage group LG3, S_indicum_v1.0, whole genome shotgun sequence genome:
- the LOC105158148 gene encoding heavy metal-associated isoprenylated plant protein 7-like: MGEEEKKPAEEKKPEEANKAAAEGEEEEGQGWAEKPAEDGKKEEKKSEEPKGEQQESPPPPPPPQEIVLRVFMHCEGCARKVRRCLKGFPGVEDVITDCRASKVVVKGEKADPVKVYERVQRKSHRQVELISPIPKPPPEEKPEEKEEVKPEEKKEEPPVITVVLGVYMHCEACAQEIKRRIQRMKGVESAEPDLKSSQVNVKGVFEPEKLAEYVYKRTGKHAAIIKVEPESDKVAAKKGEEEPAKENKEAGGDAGGGSGGEPPAKAEAEAEDPKLEVRKNEFYYYYPQNYQLYPQRFIQEMNAYPPQIFSDENPNACSVM, encoded by the exons ATGGGAGAG gaagaaaagaaaccgGCGGAGGAAAAGAAACCGGAGGAAGCGAATAAGGCGGCGGCGGAgggggaggaggaggaaggcCAAGGCTGGGCTGAGAAGCCGGCCGAAGATGGGAAGAAAGAGGAGAAGAAATCTGAGGAGCCTAAGGGAGAGCAGCAGGAATCACCGCCGCCGCCTCCTCCGCCGCAAGAAATCGTTCTCAGAGTTTTCATGCATTGTGAGGGCTGCGCTAGAAAAGTCCGGCGATGCCTCAAAGGCTTTCCAG GAGTGGAGGATGTGATAACAGATTGCCGGGCGAGTAAAGTGGTGGTGAAAGGCGAGAAAGCAGATCCAGTGAAGGTATATGAGAGGGTTCAGAGAAAGAGCCACCGCCAAGTCGAACTCATCTCTCCAATCCCAAAACCTCCGCCTGAAGAGAAACCTGAAGAAAAGGAGGAGGTCAAACctgaagagaaaaaagaggag CCTCCTGTGATTACTGTGGTGTTGGGAGTGTACATGCATTGTGAAGCTTGTGCTCAAGAAATCAAAAGGCGCATTCAGAGAATGAAAG GGGTTGAGAGTGCGGAGCCGGACCTCAAGAGCTCACAGGTGAATGTCAAAGGCGTGTTCGAGCCTGAGAAACTCGCCGAGTACGTGTACAAGAGAACCGGCAAACACGCGGCGATTATCAAAGTCGAGCCCGAGAGCGATAAGGTAGCAGCCAAGAAAGGGGAAGAAGAACCCGCCAAAGAAAACAAGGAAGCCGGCGGTGACGCCGGTGGCGGAAGCGGCGGAGAGCCACCGGCTAAAGCGGAGGCAGAGGCGGAGGACCCGAAGCTGGAGGTGAGAAAGAACGAGTTCTACTATTACTACCCACAGAATTACCAGTTGTACCCTCAGAGGTTCATCCAAGAGATGAATGCTTATCCTCCACAGATCTTCAGCGATGAGAACCCCAACGCATGTAGTGTAATGTAA